A genome region from Sediminispirochaeta bajacaliforniensis DSM 16054 includes the following:
- a CDS encoding malic enzyme-like NAD(P)-binding protein produces the protein MDELKEKALAYHKLDGKPGKLEVVPTKPCQTAEDLSLAYTPGVAKPVLEIEKDTETAYEYTNRGNLVAVISNGTAILGLGDRGALASKPVMEGKGVLFKRFADVDVFDIEVDTHDPEKLIEVVKMLEPTFGGVNLEDIKAPECFEIENRLKAETNIPIFHDDQHGTAIIATAGLINAAEITGKKLSEMKIVYNGAGAAGISCARMFVAAGGKKENIIMCDSKGVIFKGRTERMTPQKEEFASSTSARTLAEAMKGADVFMGLSVADCVSPEMLASMASQPVVFAMSNPNPEIDYPTAVSVRKDLIMATGRSDYPNQINNVLGFPFIFRGALDVRATGITEGMKMAASKALAELAKQPVPEIVKRAYGGKEFSFGQNYIVPKPFDPRVIEYEAVAVAKAACEEKVARKPITDWDAYRKELVKRMEKYWK, from the coding sequence ATGGATGAATTAAAAGAGAAGGCCCTGGCCTACCACAAACTTGACGGAAAACCGGGGAAACTCGAGGTGGTCCCGACAAAGCCGTGTCAGACCGCAGAGGATCTCTCCCTTGCCTATACGCCTGGGGTTGCCAAGCCGGTTCTGGAAATCGAAAAGGACACTGAGACTGCGTACGAATATACCAATAGGGGTAACCTTGTGGCAGTCATCAGTAACGGTACTGCTATTCTCGGTCTGGGGGATCGAGGCGCCCTTGCAAGCAAGCCGGTTATGGAGGGAAAAGGTGTCCTTTTTAAAAGGTTTGCCGACGTCGATGTTTTCGATATCGAAGTGGATACTCATGATCCGGAAAAGCTTATCGAGGTTGTTAAGATGCTGGAGCCTACCTTCGGCGGGGTGAACCTCGAAGATATCAAGGCGCCGGAATGCTTCGAGATCGAAAATCGTTTGAAAGCCGAAACCAATATTCCCATCTTCCACGACGACCAGCACGGTACGGCTATCATAGCCACCGCAGGTCTGATCAATGCGGCGGAAATTACGGGGAAAAAGCTTTCGGAGATGAAAATCGTCTATAACGGAGCAGGGGCCGCAGGAATCAGCTGCGCACGCATGTTCGTCGCCGCAGGGGGCAAAAAAGAGAACATCATTATGTGCGATTCCAAGGGGGTTATCTTCAAGGGACGAACAGAGAGGATGACACCTCAAAAAGAAGAGTTTGCCTCCTCGACCTCGGCACGAACCCTTGCCGAAGCCATGAAGGGCGCCGATGTTTTTATGGGGCTCTCTGTTGCCGACTGTGTATCACCGGAGATGCTCGCAAGTATGGCATCTCAACCGGTGGTCTTTGCTATGAGCAATCCGAATCCCGAAATCGATTATCCCACCGCCGTGTCCGTGCGAAAAGATCTCATCATGGCCACCGGTCGAAGCGATTATCCCAACCAGATAAACAACGTCCTCGGTTTTCCCTTTATCTTTCGGGGAGCACTTGATGTCCGCGCGACCGGTATAACAGAAGGCATGAAAATGGCGGCCAGCAAGGCCCTCGCAGAACTTGCAAAGCAGCCCGTACCCGAGATTGTAAAGCGGGCATACGGTGGCAAGGAGTTTTCCTTTGGCCAGAACTATATCGTTCCCAAGCCCTTCGATCCCCGGGTCATCGAGTACGAAGCCGTCGCCGTTGCAAAGGCAGCATGTGAAGAGAAAGTCGCACGTAAGCCCATAACTGATTGGGATGCATACCGAAAAGAACTTGTCAAGCGCATGGAAAAGTACTGGAAATAG